A stretch of the Aphis gossypii isolate Hap1 chromosome 2, ASM2018417v2, whole genome shotgun sequence genome encodes the following:
- the LOC114120459 gene encoding nuclear pore complex protein Nup160-like translates to MGEIENPYLDTIYRQVVTEHFQSNEWREILINPEGASTTLRDESTLPQSGGHCFKDIPNRFIFWRVLYDKLELVEYSLDMNLTENQVRIHFRDSPVLESGISVYETLESVVLLVPTACSCHRLTFPRPNRLENDNENDNVLLDSSIFSNFNVPSIDDPATFYSYNAELSHPYSAASCLDQKHDAIFIIALQNNVMLYIRMEYISGLPTLKEICQESAVPRMLSNITKVFSTHIENPVINSLAVHPFQQDIYVYSLDDTCELKVWSIDKSVYIYIMDMKKIYAASTENGSRPHIIHKSFDDQLLLTIYLSLSESSTFVVLEPCTDHGMFKLQQKFYVRSPVNSRLVDMSLYGNEIWCIWRTGKDTACVKSVNIRNGVWKDCSLDTTAFEQPTQYSSNPKQTYLDKIFSSSTYFTNDDLKNAIAVYDTSDGCEFITDYRTKISNAIDTKVAQEMDKYDSSDIESQMQLIEQCSASFYKSCLDYRRKRLAPLGLIWLSSPSFLVVVVTNSSFCFLRPSDQIENNIFTFKNPDNETKLNNLINVLMLEPKNNFNLFLDINMSQKNFLELVRSSYMFNSSNPIVSLFLNGFNVLDTIRLLIKMLHADPETDEDMEDTLYSKCFRSKLGISVVSHSFHQIAVTRFDLCCRLFTFMELNSKSFGQTREYVIDASNLAYSYWIQALFSHDIKLCEKMISSNALLAREPFMDYIDNLLNYTWPLIDASTLVEFLLQEGQYTFIQQIAELLDFNKWEETLIISYMLNNDPDKALKILKSDLKKNLDNFLKAITLFEKYNYYEHAVKLGNHALKICTYTENKNMTSMFHSNIFLNNLKLKAYRSAYDNILCLEDQDRKLNCLHTFVLTLLENNEKEELLSYNFYGLQSSVEDIVLKKARSLSNVDADPFYMFLCSIHDKYAKYKKLSMTFYELYLRADTCVAQEQYLRLSLLYLEILNPNDAWFVTVSLPFLSKTDDAHDGIIQIEHLKKLCWLARARQEIEDSTTNMDVQSVISILLMKHKYKDVMRLSKMWNLSLCQPLRELVKTCLSLVDSEECDKAWIWLADNGVSGVGIDSGKIAWHFLETLVNRYEEEGRTLIHYHVADELLRHKSFLPNWIVKTFKERNVGELLQLYLSYGELINCADLILELIEKEISSDDTESTFGKTIPVDIIECVIVNLKHNNLQAGDEVLNKYKIFYDKIVAQENKIKCF, encoded by the coding sequence atgGGTGAAATTGAAAATCCATACTTAGATACCATCTACAGACAAGTAGTTACTGAACATTTTCAATCAAATGAATGGAGGGAAATTTTGATCAATCCTGAAGGTGCTTCAACTACTCTGCGCGATGAAAGTACACTACCTCAATCAGGCGGACACTGTTTCAAAGATATTCCAAaccgttttatattttggcgTGTTTTGTATGATAAACTTGAATTGGTTGAATATAGTTTAGACATGAATCTTACAGAAAACCAAGTGCGTATACATTTTCGTGATTCACCTGTATTGGAAAGTGGAATCTCTGTGTATGAGACATTAGAATCTGTTGTTTTATTAGTGCCAACAGCGTGTAGTTGTCACCGATTGACATTTCCACGACCAAATCGTCTGGAAAACGATAATGAAAATGACAATGTGTTATTGGAttcatcaattttttcaaattttaatgtaccaTCTATTGATGATCCAGcaacattttattcatataatgcaGAACTTAGCCATCCATATTCAGCTGCTTCTTGTTTAGATCAAAAACATGatgctatatttattatagctcTTCAAAACAATGTCATGCTTTACATACGTATGGAGTATATTTCTGGACTACCCACCTTAAAAGAAATTTGTCAAGAATCTGCTGTACCTCGAATGCTTTCAAATATAACCAAAGTTTTTTCTACACATATTGAGAATCcagttattaatagtttagcTGTACATCCATTTCAACaagatatttatgtatattctcTTGATGATACATGTGAATTAAAAGTTTGGTCAATCGATAAATctgtctatatttatattatggacatgaaaaaaatttatgcaGCTTCTACAGAGAATGGTTCAAGAccacatattattcataaaagttTTGATGATCAACTTTTACTTACTATTTACCTCAGTTTATCAGAAAGTTCAACATTTGTAGTGCTTGAACCATGCACTGATCACGGTATGTTTAAACTTCAACAAAAGTTTTATGTACGGTCACCAGTAAATAGTAGATTAGTTGATATGTCATTGTATGGTAATGAAATTTGGTGCATATGGAGAACAGGAAAAGATACCGCTTGTGTTAAATCTGTAAATATCAGGAACGGTGTGTGGAAAGATTGCTCTTTGGATACTACTGCTTTTGAACAACCTACTCAATATTCATCTAACCCAAAACAAACTtatttggataaaatattttcgtctTCAACCTATTTTACAAATGATGATTTGAAAAATGCTATTGCTGTTTATGATACATCTGATGGTTGTGAATTTATTACTGATTACCGTACCAAAATAAGTAATGCAATTGATACAAAAGTTGCTCAGGAAATGGATAAATATGATTCTTCAGATATTGAGTCACAAATGCAACTTATTGAACAATGTAGTGCcagtttttataaaagctGTTTAGATTACCGCCGTAAAAGATTAGCTCCTCTTGGACTTATTTGGTTAAGCTCACCATCGTTTTTAGTAGTTGTTGTAACAAAttcaagtttttgttttttgcgGCCATCAGATCAAAtcgaaaataacatatttacatttaaaaatcctGATAATgaaaccaaattaaataacttaatcaaTGTGCTGATGTTagaaccaaaaaataattttaatttgtttttagacaTTAATATGTcccaaaaaaactttttggaATTAGTTAGAAGttcttatatgtttaatagtaGTAATCCaattgtatcattatttttaaatggattTAATGTTCTTGATACTATTCGTCTATTAATAAAGATGCTGCATGCTGATCCAGAAACAGATGAAGATATGGAAGATACACTATATTCTAAGTGTTTTAGAAGTAAATTAGGTATTAGTGTAGTTTCTCACAGTTTTCATCAAATAGCGGTGACACGTTTTGACTTATGTTGTAGATTGTTTACATTTATGGAGTTGAATTCCAAGAGTTTTGGACAAACTAGAGAGTATGTTATTGATGCTAGTAATCTTGCTTATAGCTATTGGATTCAAGCTTTATTTTCACATGATATTAAGTTATGTGAAAAAATGATCTCTTCTAATGCATTGTTAGCCAGGGAACCATTTATGGATTATATTGATAACTTGTTAAATTACACTTGGCCACTTATTGACGCTTCTACTCTTGTGGAATTCTTACTACAAGAGGGACAATACACTTTCATACAACAAATCGCTGAATTATTAGACTTTAATAAATGGGaagaaacattaattatttcatatatgttaaataatgatCCAGATAAAGCACTTAAGATACTTAAAAgtgatcttaaaaaaaatttagacaaTTTTCTAAAAGCTATTACtctgtttgaaaaatataattattatgaacacgCAGTAAAACTTGGAAACcatgcattaaaaatatgtacatatactgaaaataaaaatatgacatcAATGTTTCATTctaacatttttcttaataatttaaaattaaaagcataTAGAAGTgcatacgataatattttatgtttagaagATCAAGatcgaaaattaaattgtttgcatacatttgttttaacattattagaaaataatgaaaaggaAGAACTCctgagttataatttttatgggtTACAAAGCTCAGTAGAAGATATAGTACTAAAAAAAGCGCGATCTTTGTCAAATGTAGATGCAGATCctttttacatgtttttatgTTCAATTCATGATAAATATGCCAAGTACAAAAAACTATCAAtgacattttatgaattatatttacggGCTGATACATGTGTAGCCCAAGAACAATATTTAAGACTATCGCTGTTAtacttagaaatattaaaccCTAATGATGCTTGGTTTGTAACAGTTTCATTACCTTTTCTTTCAAAGACCGATGATGCCCATGATggaataatacaaattgagcacttaaaaaaattatgttggtTGGCTCGAGCTCGTCAAGAAATTGAAGACTCTACAACTAATATGGACGTACAAAGTGTAATATCTATATTGCTaatgaaacataaatataaagatgTGATGCGTTTGTCTAAAATGTGGAATTTATCGCTTTGTCAGCCATTAAGAGAGTTGGTAAAAACTTGTTTATCTCTTGTAGATTCTGAAGAGTGTGATAAAGCATGGATTTGGTTAGCCGACAACGGAGTTAGTGGTGTTGGCATTGATAGTGGAAAAATAGCTTGGCATTTTTTGGAGACATTAGTAAACAGGTATGAAGAAGAAGGAAGAACATTGATACACTATCACGTAGCTGATGAACTACTTAgacataaatcatttttacctAATTGGATTGTCAAAACATTCAAAGAAAGAAATGTTGGTGAACTCTTACAATTATACTTAAGTTATGGAGAATTGATAAACTGTGcagatttaatattagaacttattgaaaaagaaataagTAGTGATGATACTGAGAGTACATTTGGTAAAACAATACCTGTGGATATTATAGAATgtgttattgtaaatttaaaacataataacttaCAGGCCGGAgatgaagttttaaataaatataaaatattttatgataaaattgtagcacaagaaaataaaattaagtgtttttaa